The Kordia sp. SMS9 genome window below encodes:
- a CDS encoding sodium:calcium antiporter, whose protein sequence is MELLSSFGLICITCIVIWRACDGFEMASDFLGRNLKEGIKGATINAIGSSLPELFTTLFFLFVLKDKDGFSGGIGTTAGSAVFNAMIIPAVVIMAVIGKGIIDRIQVSKKVIKRDGISLILCEIVLILLISDTTLDWYHGLALMILYILYIAFMLLSQGSGTVDNDYEESTNGGNRAVAFFKGDFATTVLGDTKINVTKAWMLLLVSIFFIGIACYWLVAACEQFGDAIGMPVYFVSVILASAATSVPDTIISWKDAMKGNYDDAVANALGSNIFDICFALGLPLFLFTLMHGPITMSADTLENVGQLRVLLLIITVIAFFVYLVPKAIKKSHGYFLISLYALFVLYIIFKGIDSDLSVITSISNGLSAISDFFSSIAAALF, encoded by the coding sequence ATGGAACTACTTTCTTCGTTTGGACTAATTTGCATTACCTGTATTGTGATTTGGCGTGCTTGTGATGGTTTTGAAATGGCGTCTGATTTTTTGGGAAGAAACCTAAAAGAAGGCATCAAAGGTGCTACGATTAATGCGATTGGAAGTAGTTTGCCCGAGTTGTTCACCACACTATTTTTTCTGTTTGTATTGAAAGATAAAGACGGTTTTTCGGGCGGCATTGGTACAACAGCGGGAAGTGCCGTGTTTAATGCGATGATCATTCCTGCAGTAGTGATTATGGCAGTGATTGGAAAGGGAATTATTGATCGGATTCAGGTTTCTAAAAAAGTGATCAAACGCGACGGAATTTCGTTGATTTTGTGTGAAATTGTGCTGATTTTGTTGATTTCAGACACCACTTTGGACTGGTATCACGGTTTGGCGTTGATGATTTTGTACATCCTTTACATTGCATTTATGTTGCTGAGTCAAGGCTCTGGAACAGTTGATAACGATTATGAAGAATCAACCAATGGCGGGAATCGAGCAGTCGCTTTTTTTAAAGGCGATTTTGCAACGACGGTGTTGGGCGATACAAAAATCAATGTGACCAAAGCGTGGATGTTACTACTGGTTTCAATCTTTTTTATTGGAATTGCTTGTTATTGGTTGGTAGCCGCTTGCGAACAATTTGGCGACGCTATTGGAATGCCTGTATATTTTGTATCTGTTATTTTGGCTTCGGCAGCAACAAGTGTTCCCGATACTATTATTTCATGGAAAGATGCGATGAAAGGCAATTATGATGATGCGGTTGCCAATGCCTTGGGAAGTAATATTTTTGATATTTGCTTTGCGTTGGGCTTGCCGTTGTTTCTTTTTACGCTGATGCACGGACCGATTACCATGAGTGCAGATACTTTGGAAAATGTGGGACAATTGCGCGTATTACTACTAATTATTACCGTGATTGCATTTTTTGTGTATTTGGTACCAAAAGCTATTAAAAAATCGCATGGCTATTTTTTAATTAGCTTGTATGCGCTGTTTGTGTTGTATATTATTTTTAAAGGAATTGATAGCGATTTGTCAGTAATTACAAGCATTTCAAATGGATTGTCTGCAATTTCAGATTTCTTTAGTTCGATTGCTGCTGCGCTGTTCTAA
- a CDS encoding bifunctional alpha/beta hydrolase/OsmC family protein: protein MKSTKLQIQNTNGHNLNAFLELPANQKPNYYAIFAHCFTCSSTLNTVKNISRTLTTHGFGVVRFDFTGLGRSEGEFSESHFSGNVADILAVHEYIKSNYAAPSLLVGHSLGGAAVLVAASQLNDIKAVATIGAPANVSHVKHLFSHDIHKIQDDADVQVNIGGRPFVINQEFVSDFDKTDLPVIVKNLRKPLLIMHSPIDTIVGIENAKELYVHAHHPKSFISLDNADHLLTNERDSMYAGNMIGAWVDRYFPKQENAMLATEGEQLIAHLNLVEDNFTTKIQMKNHNLIADEPISVGGDDFGPSPYQLLYASLAACTTMTLKMYADRKGWDLQEVFVYISHRKKKNAELGIELEKPTRLDFITKKLKFIGDLSEEQKQRLKEIAAKCPVHKTLASQVVFESEVV from the coding sequence ATGAAAAGCACCAAACTTCAAATACAAAACACAAACGGACATAATTTAAACGCATTTTTAGAATTACCCGCGAATCAAAAACCGAATTATTACGCCATTTTTGCGCACTGTTTTACCTGTAGCAGCACGCTAAATACTGTAAAAAATATCAGCAGAACGTTGACAACACATGGTTTTGGCGTCGTTCGTTTCGATTTTACAGGTTTGGGTAGGAGTGAAGGTGAATTTTCGGAAAGTCACTTTTCAGGAAATGTCGCAGATATTTTGGCGGTTCATGAATACATAAAAAGTAACTATGCAGCACCAAGTCTATTAGTCGGACATTCACTTGGCGGAGCGGCAGTGTTGGTCGCGGCTTCTCAATTAAACGATATCAAAGCGGTGGCTACAATTGGTGCGCCAGCAAATGTAAGTCACGTAAAACACTTGTTTTCGCATGATATTCATAAAATTCAAGATGATGCTGACGTTCAAGTAAATATTGGTGGCAGACCTTTTGTCATCAATCAAGAATTTGTGAGCGATTTTGATAAAACTGATTTGCCTGTCATTGTGAAAAACTTACGCAAACCATTGTTAATCATGCATTCGCCAATTGATACGATTGTGGGAATTGAAAATGCAAAAGAATTGTATGTACATGCACATCATCCAAAAAGTTTTATTTCATTAGATAATGCCGATCATTTATTGACGAACGAACGCGATAGTATGTATGCTGGAAATATGATTGGTGCTTGGGTAGATCGGTATTTTCCAAAGCAAGAAAATGCCATGTTAGCTACCGAAGGCGAACAATTGATTGCACATTTGAATTTGGTTGAAGACAATTTCACCACAAAAATTCAGATGAAAAATCATAATTTAATCGCGGATGAACCTATTTCCGTGGGTGGAGACGATTTTGGACCTTCGCCATATCAATTATTATATGCGAGTTTGGCAGCGTGTACCACAATGACACTCAAAATGTATGCAGATCGTAAAGGTTGGGATTTGCAGGAAGTGTTTGTATACATTTCACACCGTAAAAAGAAAAATGCCGAACTTGGAATTGAACTCGAAAAACCCACACGATTGGATTTCATCACAAAAAAACTAAAATTTATTGGCGATCTTTCAGAAGAACAAAAACAACGTTTAAAGGAGATTGCGGCAAAATGTCCTGTGCATAAGACCTTGGCGAGTCAGGTAGTTTTTGAGAGTGAAGTTGTTTAG
- a CDS encoding pseudouridine synthase, which yields MILYEDDFVVAVAKPNNMLVHHSAMARNQSEAQTLVEILFETFGKHFYPMHRLDRKTSGIVLCAKEKQYVSAFQELFITNQIEKVYYGVVRGFSPEKGTIDSPVKGRDATVHKDALTHFETVTTIELPIPVQPFETSRYSLVKLLPNTGRMHQLRIHLNKISHPLIGDPKYGDRYHNRMFQAEFEIFELFLHAASLSFVHPFLQKPMVIPCSFPRHWHKISEKCNWDLTDDC from the coding sequence ATGATTTTATACGAAGATGATTTTGTGGTTGCGGTAGCAAAACCTAACAATATGTTGGTACATCATTCGGCAATGGCGCGAAATCAGTCGGAAGCACAAACCTTGGTTGAAATACTGTTTGAAACATTCGGAAAACACTTTTATCCGATGCATCGCTTAGACAGAAAGACTTCGGGCATTGTGTTGTGTGCGAAAGAAAAACAGTATGTTTCGGCTTTTCAAGAACTTTTCATTACGAATCAAATTGAGAAAGTGTATTATGGCGTCGTCAGAGGATTTTCTCCCGAAAAAGGAACTATTGATTCTCCTGTAAAAGGCAGAGATGCAACTGTTCATAAAGATGCGCTGACACATTTTGAAACTGTAACAACAATTGAATTGCCAATTCCTGTACAACCGTTTGAAACGTCACGCTATAGTTTGGTAAAGCTGCTTCCCAACACAGGCAGAATGCATCAATTGCGCATTCACTTGAACAAAATTAGTCATCCGTTGATTGGCGATCCAAAATACGGCGATCGTTATCACAACCGAATGTTTCAAGCGGAATTTGAGATTTTTGAGCTTTTTCTACACGCAGCTTCGCTTTCGTTTGTGCATCCTTTTCTACAGAAACCAATGGTGATTCCGTGTTCATTCCCAAGACATTGGCATAAAATTTCAGAAAAATGTAATTGGGATTTGACGGATGATTGTTAA
- a CDS encoding biopolymer transporter ExbD — MKMSRNTNSGVNAGSMADIAFLLLIFFLVTTTFAKDEGIRGVIPKPCPEGVDCNSEVKKKNVFTIQLNQHDELLANYELISLAELRNTVKAFVDNNGDASCEYCKGEKAANLSENPKKAIISIKTDRQTSYKTYVSVQNELMGAYYELRSDLSNTKFNKAVEDLTEQELKVLQDSYPFRITEAAVKQ, encoded by the coding sequence ATGAAAATGTCCAGAAACACCAATTCCGGCGTAAACGCAGGCTCTATGGCAGACATTGCGTTTTTACTATTAATTTTCTTTTTAGTGACGACTACTTTCGCTAAAGATGAAGGCATTCGTGGCGTGATTCCGAAACCTTGTCCCGAAGGTGTCGATTGCAATTCAGAGGTCAAGAAAAAGAATGTTTTTACCATTCAACTGAATCAGCATGATGAATTATTGGCCAATTACGAGCTGATTTCTTTAGCAGAATTGCGCAACACCGTTAAAGCTTTTGTAGATAATAACGGCGATGCTTCTTGCGAGTATTGTAAAGGAGAAAAAGCAGCGAATCTTTCTGAAAATCCTAAGAAAGCCATCATTTCCATCAAGACAGATCGCCAAACTTCCTATAAAACGTATGTTAGCGTACAAAACGAATTGATGGGCGCGTATTACGAACTGCGCAGCGATTTGAGCAACACCAAATTTAACAAAGCTGTAGAAGACTTGACCGAACAAGAATTGAAGGTTTTACAAGATTCGTATCCGTTTCGCATTACGGAAGCAGCTGTGAAACAATGA
- a CDS encoding immunoglobulin-like domain-containing protein — protein MKKALHLMVFCLLTSYVQAQTPGVSTYYEQTVGDTRNYIEYIPGNLPIIISAPHGGIQQSGQTIGGIFYPDNDSSLPDRTCGTNERDDNTDILVREIQKEIFELTGCYAHVIINNLHRSKLDPNRDINEATCGNANAADHWNAFHGFIDQASASVETNWGKGLYIDLHGQSHAIPRIEVGYNIASAELNNSDLNAANIINKSTIRNLVNNNLNNLTHEELIRGNNSLGQMFQDASGTFYASLGYPECGNTSGYRAIPSATSNGTVTCDDTRPYGTPYFDGDFYNNRRHGSGNGTSNGVGGAGNIDGIMTEVNRRVRDLGTYNGQVYDTRPQTLVPFAKDYAAVVLNFINTHYNNYTSFGYASDMYTINGPNPSPIIGGVSNGIFSAPAGLAINANTGEIDVANSALGDYVITYTAGTCGYFSSSQTIAIVTDIAQDTEPPTAPSNLTAVNTTETTTDLLWAPSMDNVDLTGYNIYQDDVIVATEVSNSFVVTNLAPNTIYTFKITAFDAAGNESASSNEVTIITLQSAVLNYCDSQSTSQNDEYISNVQFGAINNASGAQFYSDFTNISTELIKNGQYILTVTPTWPTTVYNESYAAWIDYNQDGDFTDAGEQVWTQSNTQQTPVSTMITIPTSVPNGTTRMRISMRYNAMPTPCETFNYGEVEDYTVTIVSGEQDSVPPIITLLGENPIQLVVNESYTDAGATAIDNVDGDLTDLIEVTGTVNTAVVGSYTLFYDVRDTAGNEATQVTRTVNVIEPVDDLPPVITLNGDATVNLNVGDLYTELGATAVDNVDGDLSNIINITGSVDTSVAGTYIILYNVSDAAGNAAAEVTRTVNVFADTTIPVITLNGDATINLNVGDTYNELGATATDNIDGNLTGNILINGTVDTSVAGTYFITYNVSDAAGNAATEVTRTVNIIADTTIPVITLLGEAVITLNVGDVYTEFGAAALDNIDGDISSNISISGTVDTSVVGTYIIRYNVTDLAGNAAVEVIRTVLVEAIGNGCANGISTFPYTKSFENTLGNWVQSSQDDIDWTLNSGGTPSNGTGPSSAIDGNTYIYVEASGNGTGYPDKQAIITSPCFDLTQLTAATFSFSYHMFGTDMGTLDVDISEDNGTTWTSIWTKTGNQGDAWQTTNIDLTAYTGSTVQLRFNRITGSTWRADIAIDNIRLLDEVITVEGCANGIGTFPYAESYENSIGAWTQSFQDDLNWTVRSGGTPSNGTGPSGAINGNTYIYVEASGNGTGFPNKQAIINSPCFDLTNETSAIFSFSYHMFGSSDSGTISLDISEDNAQSWTTIWLESGNKGNQWNNVNLDISEYVGGSVQFRFNRVTGGTWQADVAIDNIALNTTMLPRQETVNTKETKETKEDTLVDTSIANTLTIFPNPVRGNLINIQLDRGTAKTYTIMNVYGQTIASGTASKQLQLHKIPSGVYFLEVSDGHHTLTKKFIKQ, from the coding sequence TCAAAAAGAAATCTTTGAACTCACAGGTTGTTATGCGCACGTTATCATCAATAACTTACATCGATCAAAACTCGATCCGAACCGTGACATCAACGAAGCAACTTGTGGCAATGCAAACGCAGCCGATCATTGGAATGCCTTTCACGGATTCATTGATCAAGCCAGTGCATCGGTAGAAACCAACTGGGGAAAAGGACTCTACATTGACTTACACGGTCAAAGTCATGCCATTCCTCGCATTGAAGTTGGGTATAATATCGCTTCCGCAGAATTGAACAATAGCGACCTAAATGCTGCAAACATCATCAATAAATCTACAATTAGAAACCTAGTAAACAACAATCTAAACAATCTTACACACGAAGAACTCATCAGAGGAAATAACAGTTTAGGACAAATGTTTCAAGATGCATCCGGAACGTTCTATGCAAGTTTAGGCTATCCAGAATGTGGCAACACAAGCGGATACAGAGCCATCCCTAGTGCCACCAGCAACGGAACAGTAACCTGTGATGATACGCGTCCATACGGAACTCCGTATTTTGATGGTGACTTTTACAACAATCGTCGTCACGGATCTGGAAACGGAACCAGCAATGGAGTAGGAGGAGCTGGAAACATTGACGGCATCATGACGGAAGTCAACCGACGTGTGCGCGACTTAGGAACCTACAATGGTCAAGTGTATGATACGCGTCCGCAAACCTTAGTTCCATTTGCAAAAGACTATGCAGCAGTGGTTTTAAACTTTATCAACACACATTACAACAACTATACGAGTTTTGGGTATGCGTCAGATATGTATACTATCAATGGTCCAAATCCATCACCAATTATAGGAGGAGTTTCTAACGGCATCTTTTCTGCACCTGCAGGATTGGCAATAAATGCCAACACAGGAGAAATTGATGTGGCAAATTCCGCACTTGGAGATTATGTAATAACATATACGGCAGGTACTTGCGGATACTTTTCTAGTTCGCAAACCATCGCAATTGTTACAGACATAGCACAAGATACCGAACCGCCAACAGCACCATCTAATTTAACAGCAGTCAATACTACTGAGACAACAACAGATTTGCTTTGGGCGCCCTCTATGGACAATGTAGATCTTACAGGGTATAATATATACCAAGATGATGTAATCGTAGCAACAGAAGTAAGCAATAGTTTTGTGGTGACCAATTTAGCACCAAATACAATTTATACATTTAAAATAACGGCATTTGATGCGGCAGGAAACGAATCTGCATCCAGTAATGAAGTTACAATTATAACATTACAAAGCGCTGTATTGAACTATTGCGATTCACAAAGTACAAGTCAAAACGATGAATACATTAGCAATGTGCAATTTGGAGCTATTAACAATGCTTCTGGTGCGCAATTCTATTCAGATTTTACAAACATATCTACGGAATTGATCAAAAATGGACAATACATCCTTACGGTAACACCAACTTGGCCAACAACCGTATACAACGAATCCTATGCCGCTTGGATTGATTACAATCAAGATGGTGATTTTACAGATGCTGGAGAACAAGTATGGACACAAAGCAATACGCAACAAACTCCTGTAAGTACAATGATTACCATTCCAACATCAGTACCGAATGGAACCACAAGAATGCGAATTTCAATGAGATACAACGCCATGCCAACACCTTGCGAAACATTCAATTATGGTGAAGTAGAAGATTACACTGTAACGATCGTTTCTGGCGAACAAGATTCGGTTCCGCCTATTATTACACTATTAGGAGAAAATCCTATTCAACTAGTTGTAAACGAATCATACACAGATGCAGGTGCTACTGCCATTGACAATGTGGATGGTGATCTTACGGATCTAATTGAAGTAACGGGAACTGTAAATACAGCAGTTGTAGGAAGCTATACACTATTTTACGATGTAAGAGACACCGCAGGAAATGAAGCTACACAAGTCACAAGAACGGTAAACGTCATAGAACCTGTGGATGATTTGCCACCTGTCATCACCCTAAACGGTGACGCAACGGTGAATCTAAATGTGGGTGATCTCTATACGGAACTTGGTGCCACTGCGGTTGATAATGTGGATGGCGATCTTTCCAACATCATCAATATCACTGGATCGGTAGACACTTCCGTAGCAGGAACCTATATCATTCTGTACAATGTAAGTGATGCCGCTGGGAACGCTGCCGCAGAAGTAACGCGTACTGTCAATGTATTTGCAGATACGACCATTCCTGTCATTACCTTAAACGGAGACGCAACCATCAATCTAAATGTGGGCGATACGTATAATGAATTAGGCGCCACAGCAACAGACAATATTGACGGAAATCTTACAGGAAACATACTGATTAATGGAACGGTTGATACCTCTGTAGCAGGAACATATTTCATTACCTACAATGTAAGTGACGCTGCTGGAAACGCTGCCACAGAAGTAACGCGTACCGTAAACATCATAGCCGATACAACCATTCCTGTCATTACCTTACTTGGAGAGGCTGTGATAACACTTAATGTCGGCGATGTGTATACAGAATTTGGGGCAGCAGCTCTAGATAATATTGACGGAGATATTTCTTCAAACATTTCTATTAGCGGAACAGTTGATACCTCTGTTGTAGGAACATATATAATTCGTTACAACGTGACGGATCTTGCTGGAAATGCTGCCGTAGAAGTCATTAGAACGGTGTTGGTAGAAGCGATTGGAAATGGATGTGCCAATGGAATCAGTACGTTTCCATACACCAAAAGTTTTGAAAACACACTAGGCAATTGGGTACAATCGTCACAAGATGATATTGATTGGACGCTGAATTCAGGCGGCACACCATCTAACGGAACTGGTCCGTCAAGTGCAATTGATGGAAACACCTATATTTACGTGGAAGCCTCTGGAAATGGTACAGGGTATCCTGACAAACAAGCAATTATCACATCTCCATGCTTTGATTTGACACAATTGACAGCAGCAACTTTTAGTTTCAGTTATCACATGTTTGGAACCGATATGGGAACCTTAGATGTTGACATTAGTGAAGACAATGGAACTACCTGGACTTCTATTTGGACCAAAACAGGAAATCAAGGAGATGCTTGGCAAACAACCAATATTGATTTGACCGCGTATACAGGAAGCACCGTACAACTGCGATTCAACAGAATTACAGGAAGTACATGGCGCGCTGATATTGCGATTGACAACATTCGCTTGTTAGATGAAGTAATTACAGTAGAAGGTTGTGCAAATGGAATTGGAACATTTCCATACGCGGAAAGTTATGAAAATTCGATAGGAGCGTGGACACAATCGTTTCAAGATGACCTTAATTGGACAGTGCGTTCAGGAGGAACACCTTCTAACGGAACTGGCCCTTCAGGTGCTATTAATGGAAACACATACATTTATGTAGAAGCTTCTGGAAATGGTACAGGTTTTCCTAACAAACAAGCAATTATCAATTCACCATGTTTTGATTTAACAAATGAAACTAGTGCTATTTTTAGCTTTAGCTATCACATGTTCGGATCTAGTGATTCAGGAACCATCTCACTTGATATTAGCGAAGACAATGCACAATCATGGACAACCATTTGGTTAGAATCTGGCAACAAAGGAAATCAATGGAATAACGTCAATTTAGATATCTCAGAATATGTTGGCGGAAGTGTGCAGTTCCGTTTCAACAGAGTTACTGGCGGCACTTGGCAAGCGGATGTTGCTATTGACAATATCGCACTGAATACAACAATGTTACCACGCCAAGAAACGGTGAATACCAAAGAAACGAAAGAAACGAAAGAAGACACTTTGGTAGATACTAGTATAGCAAATACGTTGACAATCTTTCCAAATCCTGTGCGTGGTAATTTGATTAACATTCAATTAGATCGTGGAACAGCCAAAACCTATACCATTATGAATGTGTACGGACAAACCATTGCTTCAGGAACTGCGAGCAAACAACTACAACTACATAAAATACCTTCGGGAGTATACTTTTTAGAAGTCTCTGATGGACATCATACTTTAACAAAGAAGTTTATCAAACAGTAA
- a CDS encoding YdiU family protein, whose amino-acid sequence MKLNIKDTFNKELPADPNKNNTRRKVFEACYSYVTPRIPSHPTLIHVADELAEMLDLERDTQSEDFLEVFSGKKVYPKTHPFAMCYGGHQFGHWAGQLGDGRAINLMEIRANGQHWALQLKGAGATPYSRTADGLAVVRSSIREHLCSEAMHYLGVPTTRSLSLMLTGDEVLRDMLYDGNQAYEKGAVVCRVSPSFVRFGNFQLFAARKDHKNLKNLADYTIRNFFKDIKSEGKEKYIAFFQQVVNNSLEMVLHWQRVGFVHGVMNTDNMSILGLTIDYGPYGWLEGYDANWTPNTTDSRNHRYAYGNQPGITLWNLVQLANALYPLIEEAKPLEDILESYQQNFDLKYVEMMSKKLGLTQKNQEVEQLIEEVEQNLQLTETDMTIFFRELPRVQKKNTPQEAFQKIHKSFYKPLELAGATTDAWLKWFAKYIDILQKEEDKDETRKFKMYEVNPKFVLRNYMAQLAIDAANKGDYSIIEELYEVLKRPYNEQPEYEKWYVKRPEWARNKVGCSMLSCSS is encoded by the coding sequence ATGAAACTCAATATAAAAGATACCTTCAATAAAGAATTACCTGCCGATCCCAACAAAAACAACACACGCCGAAAAGTGTTTGAAGCCTGTTATTCGTATGTGACACCGCGAATTCCTTCACATCCTACACTGATTCATGTTGCCGATGAACTGGCAGAAATGCTCGATTTGGAACGCGATACACAGTCTGAAGATTTTCTAGAAGTATTTTCAGGGAAAAAAGTTTATCCAAAAACACATCCGTTTGCGATGTGTTATGGCGGACATCAATTTGGACATTGGGCAGGACAATTGGGCGATGGACGAGCGATTAATTTAATGGAAATTCGTGCCAACGGACAACATTGGGCATTGCAACTCAAAGGAGCAGGAGCAACGCCGTATTCGCGTACTGCGGACGGTTTGGCAGTAGTACGATCTTCGATTCGAGAACATCTGTGCAGTGAAGCCATGCATTATTTGGGCGTTCCCACAACACGTTCACTATCGTTAATGTTAACAGGTGATGAAGTGTTGCGTGACATGCTGTACGATGGCAATCAAGCTTATGAAAAAGGTGCGGTGGTGTGTAGAGTTTCCCCAAGTTTTGTGCGTTTTGGAAACTTTCAACTATTTGCCGCTCGAAAAGATCATAAAAACCTAAAAAATTTAGCCGATTATACCATTCGAAACTTCTTTAAAGATATAAAATCGGAAGGAAAAGAAAAATACATTGCGTTCTTTCAACAAGTAGTGAATAATTCGTTGGAAATGGTGCTACACTGGCAACGTGTTGGTTTTGTACATGGTGTGATGAATACGGATAACATGTCTATTTTAGGACTCACAATTGATTACGGACCGTACGGATGGCTGGAAGGCTACGATGCCAATTGGACGCCAAATACAACTGATAGTAGAAATCATAGATACGCGTATGGAAATCAACCTGGAATTACCTTGTGGAATTTAGTACAACTTGCAAACGCGCTCTATCCATTGATTGAAGAAGCGAAACCTTTGGAAGACATTTTGGAAAGTTATCAGCAGAATTTCGACTTGAAATATGTTGAAATGATGTCTAAAAAGCTCGGTTTAACGCAAAAAAATCAAGAAGTTGAACAACTGATAGAAGAAGTTGAACAAAATCTACAATTGACAGAAACCGACATGACGATCTTTTTCCGCGAATTGCCACGTGTACAAAAGAAAAATACGCCACAAGAAGCCTTTCAAAAAATACACAAATCGTTTTACAAACCTTTAGAATTAGCAGGCGCAACTACAGATGCTTGGCTCAAATGGTTTGCAAAATACATTGATATCTTACAAAAAGAAGAAGACAAAGACGAAACACGAAAATTCAAAATGTATGAAGTCAACCCAAAATTTGTATTGCGAAATTACATGGCGCAACTCGCCATTGATGCTGCGAATAAAGGCGATTATTCCATCATTGAAGAATTGTACGAAGTCTTAAAACGTCCATATAACGAACAGCCCGAATATGAAAAATGGTATGTAAAACGACCAGAATGGGCACGTAATAAAGTTGGTTGTAGCATGCTTTCATGTAGCTCATGA